Part of the bacterium genome, CAGTCCCCCGCCGTCAACTGCAACGCAGGGTTAGACAAAAGCTTTGATTCGCTGTCTTTTCCTTTTTCTCTGCCTCACCGAATTATTGTGCATTCCACATTCACGGTTTGACCCTAAAATATCTCCTAAAATATCTCCTTTTTATTTTCTCACACAAAGCCACAAAGAACACAAAGGTTTATTGTTTTATTCAATTCCTTTGTGACTTTGTGTCTCTGTGTGATTATTTTTATTAGTCTAACAAGTTATTATACACTTTTGTTATATTTTATCACAACCCCATCAGAAAAGTCAAGAAAAAAATTGACAAATCGTAATTGGTTTTGTATAATCTAAATGGCTAAGTATTACTTTTGGTATGATATCAAGAAAGGAGTGAATTCTGCATGATTAATATACCAACAGATATTTTTGCCCAATATAGTTCGATACTGGCTAAAAGAGGGGATTAGGATCTTCTCATCCATTTTACTCTTTTCCTTTCAATTGCGTATAACACGATAAAACTCACCTGCCCGAGCGAAGCGAGGGTCAGGTGTAGCGATTGGTTAGACTGTTTTTTACCACGAAGAGCACGAAGGTCACGAAGATTTTACAAGACAAATCTTTTTATGCCTTCTTTCAACCTTTCTACATTGAAATTTATTAACATATAGCGGTTATTAACTGGAAGTTTACATAGGATAATACCCATAAATAAGGCATGAGAATAATCGTTCCGTTAGGAACATAATATCGGTAGGAATAGATAGACAAATCAATCAGTTCCGTAGGAACGATATATTGGTAGAAAATTTATGGAAAGATGAATTATACAAATACATCATGGGTATTATCAAGAACAATCAACATAACCCGTTGGTGATAAACGGAGTGCCAGACCATGTTCATGTATTGGTAAGCGTTCAGGTGGTGTAACAAAAGGAGATGTGGAGATTAAGGAGATAGGGAGATATTATTAAAAAAATTGAAATTAATAGAAACTAATAGAAATTTATGGAAATTTGTTGTTTTCCACAATCAATTTCTACCTATTTCTATAAATTTCAATCTATTTCTATTATCTTATCTCCATATCACTCTTATCTCCTTATCCCCTTTCTTACACTTTTGATATATAGCCTGAACGGTTACATTTGCTTTACATATTCGATATTAGTAATAGTTTTAGGTAGTTTCTTACAGAATAAAGCAACCTCTTGAGCAAATTGATAAGTTCTTTCTTCTAAATCATATTGTTTGGAATTTTGAATTTTGGTCATTGGAATTTATTTGTATTTTGGAATTTGTGATTTGGAATTTTGCCACTCACTCCGCTCTCCTGCAATCTCTAATCTCCCGTTTATAGTTTATCCTTGCTTACCTCATCTTGTTACCCAACTTGTGGGTAACGATAAGACTCCCGCCAGCGGGGGACAACGGCCAATCAATCACTTGAATGGCGACAGAGCACTAGTATACAATAATCTATTTTATAAGTCAAGTTAAATTTTTAGTTTTCAGGAAGAATCACCTGACAATCGTTGATAGTTGATAGTTTATTATAGACCATAAACTATAAACGATAAACTCTTCAAGAAATGATGATAACTATATTTGGCTCTGCAAAGGATACCTTTAATAGTTCTTCTGGAGAGCCTTTGATAATTCTTTCATCCACCGCCCCGAGTTTTTCACAAACATAGATAACCAGTGGGCAATGAACAGTAAGCAGTGAGCACTTTAAAATTTCGGCTATCTTTGATGGTGTATTGTTCCTATCAGTCAGAACAGCTATCTTGTGGTGATGTTGAAGCAGGGATGGAAGGTCGCTTATGGTGTATGGTTTGCCTTTCTTTGGGTCAGGCTCACCATGGAGGCTGAGCAAAAGGGCATCATCCCATGTCTCTTTTATCCTTGAAAAAGCAATCTGGATAGCGGATAAATCCGGAATTACCTCGATAGTATCCCTTCCGAGTTCTTCCATTGCCCTTCTCCCAATCCCAAAAAACATTGGGTCTCCAGAAGCAAGCACAGTTACATCACAATTCTGACACTTGATATAATCAAGCATCTCATCCATATTATTAATTACCCTGATATTATCCCTAATTGCTTCAAACTCTTCGTATCCTTTGAATATCTCAAAGAGTCTATTTGTGGCAAGGATAACCTTTGAATTAAGAGTAATCTCCTTTGCCCTTTTATCAAAAGGTCTATAGCCAATGCCGATAAGATAGACTTTCTTCATTTTGCCTTCCTCAAAATATAAGTATCCATCATCCAACCCCGCCTCCTTTTTGCCGCTTTTCTTATCGTTTTAATCTTCTCAATGACTTCGTTTAACCTCCCTGAAACAAGTATCTCTTCCTTATTCCCCAGATAGCCGCCCCAATAGATATCAAGTTCCTCGTCCTTAAAACGGTTAAAGGTAGCATAAGAATCTAATAAGACCGCAGTGTTATTAATCTCATTTGCTTGGTATTCCTTCAACCTTCTGCCGGTGGTAATAACAATATTTTCACCTATCCGATTGAGTGGGATTTTATGTTTTGCGGTTAGTATCTGAACAGAAGTTATCCCGGGGATGACCTCATACTCAAAATCTACAATCCCTTGTTTAAGAATATCTTGCAGTATCTCTAAATGACCATCATAGAGGCTCGGGTCACCCCAGACGAGAAATGCCCCAATCTGTCCATCTGCCATATTGTTAATCAATTTTGTGATAATCTCTGCCTTTTGGACCCGCCACTTCTTAACCCCCTCTTCATATCTGCCGCTTTTTTTTCTCTTAGGAATCTCTGCGACCACAACTCGATAACTTTTTTCATCAAGGTATCTTTTTAATATTTCCATCCTTGCTAAAGCAAGCTCATCCTCTTTTTCACCTTCTTTTTCAAGGATAAAGAAGACATCCACTTTTTTCATTGTATCAATTGCCTGAATGGTCAGGTAATCAGGGTTACCTGGTCCAATACCGATAAGATATATTTTTTTCATCTTTTCGTTCCTTGTAACTTTATTATATTTCACCACAGAGACGCAGAGAGCGCGGAGAGTAAGATTTCCTCTTCTAAACCTAAAACCATTCTTCTCATTCCATGTTTTAGCACATACTTTAAAATCCTAAATTCCAAATTCTACATTGGAATTTATTGGTGGTGTCTTAATCTAGCATAAAGGTTAAAATAGTGTATAGGGTTCTGCAAAATAGGATTTGAGGGAGACAACAAATAAATATCAAATATAAATATCAAAATGCAAAATTACAAATCAAATTTCAAAAAGGACGGGACGGTTCCTTTTATCGTTTTTCCTATGATTTTTGTTGGAAATTGGAAATTAGAAATTGGGCTTTTGTCTCTCTCCCTAATTTCCAATTTCAATCCGCAATCTTTCAAACAAAAGTGAACCGTCCCAAAAGGATTTCTATTTTAACGCTGAAAGGAAAGAGATAATTTTACATTTTGATATGTAATTTTTATATTTGCTTTTTGCATTTTGCTCTTTGGAGGAAATCCCTTTTGGACACCAAATCTGCATAGATTTCACTATTAGAGTTATTTTCAGACACCACCAATTTATTTATCCACGGATTAATTCATTTATATTCATCTTCTCTGCGTTCTCTGTGCCTCTGCGGTAAATAGTTGTTTAAATTTTCCTTCTAAATCCCAGGGCAATCAACCCAATAAATATGAGGAAGCCAGCAATGAATAAATACGGAATTGGGGCAGATGAGATACCGTCTGCCGTCTTCACTTCCTCCATCTCATACCCTTCAACCTGTGCCAGAGGTGCTATCTTTTTTGCCTTATCACCAGGGGCTATAGTTTTTTGTTTGGTCTCTGACCTCTGACTTCTGTCCTCTGCCTTCTGCCTTCTGCCTTCTGCCCTCTGCCTTCTGCCCTCTGACATCTGACTCTGTGCCTTCATAAACCCTTGCATCTGAACCTTTGAGCCAGGCACAGACATTAGCACCTGGCGGGTAAACTGTGTCAGCAAGGGATTGTTGCAGGTATGGTCACAGCAGGCAAGACCAACCTCCTGGACGCTCCGGGCATATTCCAGGGCAAGGGTTTCTATTATTTCTTTCTCTGGTTTCCAGTATTTCTTTCGCACACATTCAAGCATCCTGGCGACAACAGATTGATATGCCCACATATTTTTTGAACTGCGAAACATATCCTTTATTCCCAGTTCGTTTCTATCCAGGATGTATGTTTCATACATCTCATTCCATTTAGCCGCATCTATCGCCTCTGGCACGGTTACCTGCCAACCCCAGAGGTATTCGACGACCTTATCTATAAATCGAGACCCGGCATAGCCCTCGTTCATCATTGCCTTAATCCATTCAGGGTTCAGATACCTTGCACGCATTTCTCGTCCCATAAATTTTTCAAGGGTTTCCTGTTTTGGTTGACGGGGATTGGACATATTGGTTACATAAACCTCTGGTGTTTTCCCATCAATGGAACGGATTGCCATTGCCGTGCCACCAAGATATTGGAAAAAGTCGTCATTATCAAGCGTGGCATAGACATTGCCCGAGATGCTGTGCACCGCTACTTTTGTTCCGGAAAGGGCATTCTTAAACAGCAGAAGGCTTATATCCTCATCCAGCTCCTCCGGTCTGTTACCTTGTTCTATCTTAGTTCCCCAGAACCCCTGTCCATAGAGATGGCTCATCCGCATCAGATAGACATCAGCTACCTGTTTTTCGTTATCCCAGGTGTTGGATAAAGGAATAAGATTAGATAAGTTTGTTCCGTAAGCACCAGAAGGCACGGTAAAAAGCCGCACCGATGCCAGCCGTTCTGCCATATCCTCAGAAATGCCTTTTTCCATAAGTATCTTCTTTGCCTTAAGGATATTTAGCCGAATGATGTTGTCCGTCTCATCCTGCTGCTTTGCCAGGGATACGGCTTTATCCAGCAAATCCATAAGGTTGGAGAACAGGTCACGGTAGAGCCCTGAGGGAACAATAGTCACATCAATTCTTGCCCGACCAAGCTCATACGCTGGTATTGGTTCAACCCCGACTACCTCCTTTCGCTCATTCCATTTTGGTTTTATGCCCATCAAATACATAATCTGCGATTCCATCACCCCTTCATGACGGATGGTTTCTATCCCCCAAAGATTGAAGGTGAGCTTATCCGGATATTTGCCATGCCGATTTTTATACCCATCAATAAGTTCCTTTGCCAATTTCACTCCCATCTCGTAGGTGGTTTTGCTGGGTATCCTCCTCGGGTCAAATGAATAGAAGTTCTTGCCTGTGGGCAGTGAATCAGGATTACGAATGGGGTCATTGCCCTGACCAGCCGGGATATATCTGCCTGAAAGTGCGGCGATGAAAGAATCAAGCTCCCTTTGTGCTGATTGGATTATCCTCTGCTCGTAATCAGCGAGTCTCTGGGCAGAAGATTCTGTGCCCAATATTGCTTCAGCCGTAGTCCTGATGTATCTTTCCTCTGGGGCACGGCCAAAGGTATGCATACCAAAAGGTGTCTGCTTCTCCCCAATATCCTGGAGGTAATGCTCCACCTCCTCAACATCTTCTTCTGTTTTGACTTCGGCAATCTTAAGGTCAGTCAATAACCCAATCCGTCGGGCAAGGTTATTAATCTCTGCAAGTTTTGTTTCAGCCAAAGACAGACTTTTCTCCCTTGCCACATTGTAATCATTAATCAAGCCTGTTAGCTCTCTCAGTTCTTTATTCAGCCTCGCCTTATCAAATGGTGGGGTCAAATGGTCAATGATGACCGCCATTCCCCTTCGTTTTGCCTGTAACCCTTCGCCAACATCATCAACGATATACGGATAGATATTTGGCAGATGCTGGATTAATGCCTCTGGTGGGTCGTTTTCGGTAAATCCAACCTCTTTGCCCGATAACCACTCATGGGTGCTGTGTTTGCCGATATGTGCCACTGCATCTGCCGAAAAAACCTTTTTGAGCCACAAATAAAAGGCAACATATTGGTGATGTGGACTAAGGGTAACACTGTGATAGAGTTTTTTGACATCCTGCTCCCAACCGCGTGAGGGTTGCGGCATAAAAAGGATATTCCCATACTTCACCGCCGGGATAACAATGTATTTCTTTCCTCGGTCATCTGTCCATGTCATAATCTTGCTATCCTCTGGCCGTCCCCAGTCTCTGAGCATAGCCGTGGCCATCCCTTGCGGCAGTTCTTCAAACCATTGTTTGTAGAGGTTCATTGGAATAAGCACTGGTTTGCCTGTTCTCACCAACCTATCCAATTCCCCTGGCGCCCAATTGCCAATATTCCTGCCGTAAGTAAGAATATCATTGAAGAGCATCTCCTTCTTAATTTCCCCGGTCCCAAAATCATATCCTTCTATCTTCATTCGCTGTAATATCTCCCACAGGCTTTCTGGCAGGACATTGAGATACGATGCCCCAACATTTTGCTTGCCCGGGGGATAGTTATAATAGATGATGGCAATCCTTTTGTCCCTGTTGGGTTTATCCTGCAAATTTATCCATCCCTTTACACGGTCAATGAGTCGCTCAACCCGTTCAGGGATTGGTCGCTCTTCGATGTATTCAATTCCATTTTCAACCATCCTTTCCCTTGAAGCAATAACCGTGGGCTGGCTAATTCCAGCCATCTCCGGACCCGCAATCTGCCAGGAACGCTCAAAGATATTAAGTCCAACTGCAGATGCCTCCCATTCTTCTTTCGATTGGGTGTAAAGGGGAATGGCATTAATCACTGGCACATTGAGTCTGGTGAGTAAAGGGATAACGACTTCTGGCTTGATCCCTAATTTCATACTATGAGCTACGAGGCAATGTATCCTGCTCTTGCCTTCTTCATCAAAGAAAAACCGCTCAATGGGAATTTCGGGTGGATAGCCATAAACAGGAAGAACGCTAAACCCTTCCTGCTCTAAAGATTCAATCACACTATCCACGGTCAAAAGATTACCTGAGTCAAAATTGCTTTTGTAAAAAAGAACCCCAACCCATTTATCACCATTCGGCTGGTAGGATTTTAAGAACTCATTCAGATTTGCCACCACCCGTCTCTCTTTTCTAAGATAGATGCCAGACTGAGGAATTGGAGATGGCTCTTTCCATGGTAGTTTAAGCCCAAAATCACGGCTCAAGACAAAAAGCAACATATTCCTGATATTCTCAAAACCATTCTCCTTGTAGTATGCATTAATCTGTTCATCGTCGATGATTCCCATATCCTGATGCTCTTTGCTATAAATTCCTCCAAAACCATAAACCTTACCGCCATTTTTTACGACCTGTTTAATGTAAGGCTTTGCCAGTTCCACAACCTGACGGTCCATAATCCGAAGAAGAAAGACAACCTTTGAATCTGCAATCTCTTCCGCGGTTTTGAGTCTATTCTTAATAGAATATGAGGTATAGACCTTGAAGGCAACTTTTCCCGAAAGATGTGGATATTCTTTTTGTATGGATTTGACTGTGTCGAGGGCGAGCTTTGAATGGGTATCGCCAGGCATCAGGCTAATCGTTAAAGGTTGTGCCTGTCCAGAAGACAGAGGACAGAAGACAGAGCACAGAATAATACAAAACATACATATTCTATCAATGGTTTTTATCATTTCTACACCTTACCTTCTAAAAAATCGGGGTTCGGAACTCGGGACTCGGGGTTCGGGACTCGGGAATAAAAGAATCCCCGACCCCCGAAATCGGAACCCCGAGTGCCCGAATCCCGATTTTCATCATCCTTGTGAGCCGTAAGACTAAATGAGGGTCTCTCCCTATTTTATCCGTGCTAATCCGTGTTAATATGTAGTAGGTGGTAGGTGGGATGTGGGATGTATGCTTTCCCACCTACCACCTTCCATCTACTACCTACCATCAGTGGCTGAATAGTTACTTTATTTCTATGTCTTCTCTGTTCCTCTGCGTCTCTGCGGTAAATTACCCCCTGAACGGTTGAAGATTTCCAATAACTGAAGATAAACCTCTTTTGGTGTGATAAATACCCCGCCGGGTTTGCCATAAAAGTGGACAGGTATTTTGCCTTCGACGGCTAATTTCACATCCTCAACCATTTGTCCTAAATTCAACTCAACCACTAAAAAAGATTCTGGAGTGGTTTGTTGGATAACTTGTGTGGGAAATGGGTAGAGGGTAATTGGTCTAATCAGACCGGCTTTTATTCCTTGTTTGCGGACTCGGTTTATTGCCTCTTTGCAAATTCTGGCGACCACTCCAAAGGCAACAACGATTATTTGGGCATCTTCAATTTCATAAGTTTCATAATCTACTTCTTTTTGCATCTCTTGATATTTTTGGTGTAGTTTCCAATTATGAGCCTCTAAATTTTTAGGGTCAATATATAGTGATTTGATGGTATTTGGTGGTCTATTTTTTGCCCCGGTTAAAGTCCAGGTTTTAGGTGGGAGGTTAACCTTTTTAATTGGTTTTAATTCAACTGGTTCAATCATTTGTCCTAATAATCCATCGGTTAAAATCATTGTTGGATTACGGTATTTATCCGCTAAATCAAATGCCTTTTGAGTTAAATCAACTGCTGACTGAATAGAATCCGGGGCTAAAACAATCAAGTGATAATCTCCATGTCCGCCGCCTTTGGTTGCTTGAAAGTAATCGGATTGAGACGGTGCAATATTTCCCAGTCCAGGTCCTCCACGAGAGACATTGACAATCACTCCTGGCAATTCACATCCCGCCATATATGAGAGACATTCTTGTTTCAGGCTAATACCCGGGCTTGAGGAAGAGGTCATTGCACGAGCACCGGTGCACGCCGCACCAAAAACCATATTTATTGCCGCTATTTCACTCTCTGCCTGTAAAAATACCTTGCCTTCCTGTGGTAGCCTTTTCGCCATATGGGCGATTAATTCATTTTGTGGGGTAATGGGATAACCAAAGTAACATTCACATCCAGCTAATATCGCCGCCTCAGCGATGGCTTCATTCCCGGTCATTAATATCTTACTCATTTATACACCTCAATGGCTATATCCGGACAGATAATAGCACATAATTTACACCCATTACATTTATCAGAAGGGATAAAATATGCTGGATGAAGACCTGCCTGGTTTAATTCATCACTCATCGCAATTAAATTATGCGGGCATACTGTTGTGCATAACTCACAACCTTTACATCTGTTACTATCAATTATTATTTTACCCATTGATTTTGCCTTTGGGGGTCAGACTTTTCTAATTTCCAGTTTCCAATTAATTGTAAGCGTTCAGCCATCAGGTATCAGCAATCAGTTAACATCCAGGAAATCAGGATAGTAACAAATCCTACAATTTTGCGTAAAGGGTGTCTATGTGTCTGGTAGTCTATGTAACCCAGACACTTAGACACCCAGATACCAGACTACCTGAACGGTTACAATTAATTTACCAGACAAGATGCTGGCACGACCTCAATCCCATACTCTTTTAATTTAGGCACCATTTCTACTAATGCCTCTGCCGTCGCGTCTTTAATCGCATGTCCTATGCCAATTGCATACCCCTTCTGCTTAGCTCGATAAATAAGTTCATTTATTTGCTCTTTCACATATTCTGTATCGTTAATATTATCTAAGAAAACAGTGCGTTGATTGGTCGGGACACCTTTTCTTTTTGCCAATTTATATGCCACAGACCGACCAGTCGTTACACTATCAATAAAGTAAAGATTTTTTGTTTTAACCTTGTCTAAGACATAAGTCATTGTTACCTCATCTGCCGTGGCTTTAGAACCCATATGGTTATTTATCCCTACAACATGAGGGATGTCATTTATTGCCCCCTCAAGATTTCTTGCTATCTCTTCTTGAGACATACCAATCAGAACAGCATATTTATAGGGCTTCATATTGTGGCCAGCTTCGCATAATTTATCCTCTTTGGTCATCCTTGAATTACCACAATTTTCCATTGGCATATGGAGCATTACTTCCATCCCTTTTTCATAACACTGATTAGCAATTTGTCTTGAATATTTTAGTCCTGGCAAAATACTGAAGGTTAAAGGAGCCTGTATGCCAAGTAACTTTTTTGCACAGCCATTCAGACTATATCCGGCATCATCAAGAATAATGGCTATTTTCGCTGTTCCTGTGCCTTTCCAGGCTCTTTTATCAACCAGAGAAGAATAATAAGGCAAAATTTTTTTTGTCCCTTCAGTTTTTTTTTCTTCTTTAGGTTTTGGGATTCTCGGCTTTTCAACCACTTTTTCCAGTTCTTTTTCTTCTAATCTTTTGGTTTCTTCTAACGCCATCCCTATCTCTTCTGAAGTTGGAATCTCCTTAGGAATCTGAAGATACGCTAATGCCATAGTAAAACCAAAGAAAGAGATACTTACGGCTAAAACTGTGATTATGCTGATGAGAAGACTATCTTTTTTCATTCCAATTCCTCTTTCTTCTTTTCTCTGATTACTTCTGGTTCTGCCACTGCTTCTTCTTTTACTACTTCTACTTCTTCTTTAGGTGTGGAAATAGATAATACGATTGCCTCCGGGTCGGCTTTAAGTTCAATCCCTTTTTCTACAACTAAATCTTTCACATAAACTACTGCCCCTAATTCTAAATTAGTGACATCTACCGGAATGTTGTTTGGGATTTGTGTTGGGAGAGTGCTAATCTCTATATCCCACATAATTTGTTCTAAAATACCACCTTCTTGTACCCCTTTGGCACTCCCAATTATTTCTATTGGCACCCTGATGGTTAATTTTTCTTTTAATGATATTCTCAAAAAATCAGCATGCAATAAAAGATTTTTAAAGGGATGGTTTTGCCTTTCTTTTAAAATCACCGTTTCTGTCGAAGCAGGTAATTTCAGGTTGATAAGCACATTTGCCCCTCCTTTATGGAGAATATGAATTAAATCTGCTGATTTAAACTCTATTGGAGTAACTTCTTTTTTGCCTCCATAAACCACTCCCGGAACAAATCCTTTCTCTCTTAATCGACGACAATATTCTTTGCCTGACTCGCTTCTTGTGGTCGCTTCTAATAGTACCTTTTCCATTTTTTTAAATACCCCCTTCTTATTTGTTAATTAGTTAAATAGTTACCAACATTAAATAAATAAAGAGCTAACTGAGGATTCTTGATGAGTTCTTGTTATTGCCTCACCTAAGAGTTTCGCTACAGAGAGCACTGTAATTTTATTAGTTTTTTCTGCTTTTTCTCTCAGAGGGATAGTATTGGTTACCACCACCTCTTTAATCGGTGAATTATTAATTCGTTCAATTGCTGGGCCAGATAATACTGGATGAGTAGCACAGGCATATATATCTAATGCCCCCTTTTGTTTCAAGGCATTAGTTGCCTCGGTTAATGTGCCAGCGGTATCAATTATATCATCGAGGATAATTAAATTTTTATCCTCAACCTCACCAATAACATTCATTACCTCAGCCTTATTTTTGGTTTGGCGTCGTTTATCAATAATAGCAATAGAGGCATTGAGTTTACTGGCAAGTGCTCGTACTCGCTCGACCCCACCAGGGTCAGGAGAAACTAAAACTAAATCTTTTATCTCCTTTTTCTTGAAATATTCGACGATGACTGGTGTGGCAAATAAATTATCAACAGGTATGTCAAAAAAACCCTGTATCTGTCCAACATGAAGGTCAACGGTCAAAACCCTATCTGTGCCCGCAACGACAATGAGATTTGCAACTAACTTAGAACTAATTGGCACCCGTGGTTGAACCTTTCTATCCTGACGAGCATAGCCATAGTAAGGTATGACCGCAGTAATCCGTTTTGCCGATGACCGACTAAAGGCATCAATCATTATTAAAAGTTCCATTATATTTTGATTTCCTGGTGGAGAGGTAGGCTGAATAACAAAAACATCCTTTCCTCGAACATTTTCATTGATATGAACACAGGTCTCTCCATCGGCAAATGAACTTACTTCTATATCTCCAACAGGTATTTGCAAATAATCACATATTTCTCTGGCTAATTCTGGATTAGCATTCCCAGAAAATACTTGCATATCGTTAATTTGTGACATTAGTTGCCTCCTTTATAATCTCTTCCACCCTTTTCAAGTCATCCTGTGTATTTATCCCTATTACCTCGATTGGGTCAGGTATTTGAAGGGTTATTATTTTTTCTCCCTGTTTTTTTAGAATTCCAACAACATCAGTTAGATAATATTCGCCTTGTTTATTATCCGCCGTTATCTTTTTTAGGGCAGAAAATAAATCCTTACTTTTAAAACAATAAGTTCCTGTATTAATTAAGTTAATTGCCTTTTCCTGCTCTGTAGCATCCTTTTCCTCAATAATTTCACATACATTACCAGAGGCATCTGTTATTATTCTGCCATATCCAGTTGGGTCATCTATGGTTGTTGTAAGGATTGTTACTGTTGCATTAGATTGTTGATGAGTTTGAATTAACCTTTCAAGAGTGCTACTTTTTAGTAAAGGAGTATCTCCGCAAAGGACTAAGATATTCCCTTCAAAATCAGACAATATCTTTTCTGTTTGAGCAACAGCATGTCCTGTCCCGAGTAACTCTTCTTGAACAACTATCTCTACCTTTTTATTTTTAACTAATTGGGCTACTTTTTCTTTTTGATGTCCAACAACAATAATAATTCTTGCCGATAAAAAAAAGGAAAGAGTGTCCAGGACATATTCTATCATTGGCTTATGGCACAGTTTATGAAGCACCTTCGCCAAATCAGATTTCATCCTCTTTCCTAATCCTGCGGCTAAAATAATTATAGCAATTCTATTTCCCATGAATTCTTTCTTTCGAGTAACTATTCACCACGAAGAGCACGAAGGGCAGGGAGATTGGACAAGACAAATCTTTTTATGCCTTCTTTCAATCTTTCCACATTGAAATTTATCAATACACCAACTTTGATATTTGCTAACTTTATTAGATAATTCATCAAATTTTACTTCGTGCTCTCCGTGCCCTTCGTGGTGAATAGTTACGCATTTTTTAGGCTGGGGTGGAAGGACTCGAACCTCCGAATGCGGGAGCCAAAGTCCCGTGCCTTACCAACTTGGCGACACCCCAATTAACAAAAAGTCAAGGTCGCGGTTAAGAAACACAGCAAAAAAACTCTCTTTTTCCTTAACCTATCTCTTTATTATGCCTGCTGGTATGCTTCTAATACCTTGTCTTGCAGTGTTTGTCTAAATTCAGCGCTAATTGGATGGGCAATATCTTTTAATGCCCCATCTTTTGTCAGTCTATTAGGCATAGCGATAAACATTTCCTCTTGCCCCTGAATGACTTTAATGTTATGCACCACAAATACATCGTCAAATGTTACTGATACCCACGCCTTTAATTTCGAGTCATTCTCTATTCGTTTAACCCGAATGTTAGTAATTTCCATTGATTCACCTCTTTAAGAGTAGTCAGTAGTCAGTAGTTAGTAGTCAGTAAAGAATAGTGCTAAGTCAAAATTATTTTTTGTAAGATGCCTCAACCTTAACCTGATAGTACCCATGAATTCAATCTTGAAGAGGCAATAGTTATTTCCCTTTACTGACTACTGACTACTGACTACTGTTTACTGTTTATTGCATATTTTTTGTCACAAAGATTATCTCATCACCCCCCTTTAATTTATCATAGATGTTAACTGCCTCTAACTGTGTTTTAACAATTCCAAAAATACTTGACC contains:
- a CDS encoding transposase, whose product is MLVENLWKDELYKYIMGIIKNNQHNPLVINGVPDHVHVLVSVQVV
- the cbiE gene encoding precorrin-6y C5,15-methyltransferase (decarboxylating) subunit CbiE; translated protein: MKKVYLIGIGYRPFDKRAKEITLNSKVILATNRLFEIFKGYEEFEAIRDNIRVINNMDEMLDYIKCQNCDVTVLASGDPMFFGIGRRAMEELGRDTIEVIPDLSAIQIAFSRIKETWDDALLLSLHGEPDPKKGKPYTISDLPSLLQHHHKIAVLTDRNNTPSKIAEILKCSLLTVHCPLVIYVCEKLGAVDERIIKGSPEELLKVSFAEPNIVIIIS
- the cobF gene encoding precorrin-6A synthase (deacetylating) translates to MKKIYLIGIGPGNPDYLTIQAIDTMKKVDVFFILEKEGEKEDELALARMEILKRYLDEKSYRVVVAEIPKRKKSGRYEEGVKKWRVQKAEIITKLINNMADGQIGAFLVWGDPSLYDGHLEILQDILKQGIVDFEYEVIPGITSVQILTAKHKIPLNRIGENIVITTGRRLKEYQANEINNTAVLLDSYATFNRFKDEELDIYWGGYLGNKEEILVSGRLNEVIEKIKTIRKAAKRRRGWMMDTYILRKAK
- a CDS encoding cobaltochelatase subunit CobN; amino-acid sequence: MIKTIDRICMFCIILCSVFCPLSSGQAQPLTISLMPGDTHSKLALDTVKSIQKEYPHLSGKVAFKVYTSYSIKNRLKTAEEIADSKVVFLLRIMDRQVVELAKPYIKQVVKNGGKVYGFGGIYSKEHQDMGIIDDEQINAYYKENGFENIRNMLLFVLSRDFGLKLPWKEPSPIPQSGIYLRKERRVVANLNEFLKSYQPNGDKWVGVLFYKSNFDSGNLLTVDSVIESLEQEGFSVLPVYGYPPEIPIERFFFDEEGKSRIHCLVAHSMKLGIKPEVVIPLLTRLNVPVINAIPLYTQSKEEWEASAVGLNIFERSWQIAGPEMAGISQPTVIASRERMVENGIEYIEERPIPERVERLIDRVKGWINLQDKPNRDKRIAIIYYNYPPGKQNVGASYLNVLPESLWEILQRMKIEGYDFGTGEIKKEMLFNDILTYGRNIGNWAPGELDRLVRTGKPVLIPMNLYKQWFEELPQGMATAMLRDWGRPEDSKIMTWTDDRGKKYIVIPAVKYGNILFMPQPSRGWEQDVKKLYHSVTLSPHHQYVAFYLWLKKVFSADAVAHIGKHSTHEWLSGKEVGFTENDPPEALIQHLPNIYPYIVDDVGEGLQAKRRGMAVIIDHLTPPFDKARLNKELRELTGLINDYNVAREKSLSLAETKLAEINNLARRIGLLTDLKIAEVKTEEDVEEVEHYLQDIGEKQTPFGMHTFGRAPEERYIRTTAEAILGTESSAQRLADYEQRIIQSAQRELDSFIAALSGRYIPAGQGNDPIRNPDSLPTGKNFYSFDPRRIPSKTTYEMGVKLAKELIDGYKNRHGKYPDKLTFNLWGIETIRHEGVMESQIMYLMGIKPKWNERKEVVGVEPIPAYELGRARIDVTIVPSGLYRDLFSNLMDLLDKAVSLAKQQDETDNIIRLNILKAKKILMEKGISEDMAERLASVRLFTVPSGAYGTNLSNLIPLSNTWDNEKQVADVYLMRMSHLYGQGFWGTKIEQGNRPEELDEDISLLLFKNALSGTKVAVHSISGNVYATLDNDDFFQYLGGTAMAIRSIDGKTPEVYVTNMSNPRQPKQETLEKFMGREMRARYLNPEWIKAMMNEGYAGSRFIDKVVEYLWGWQVTVPEAIDAAKWNEMYETYILDRNELGIKDMFRSSKNMWAYQSVVARMLECVRKKYWKPEKEIIETLALEYARSVQEVGLACCDHTCNNPLLTQFTRQVLMSVPGSKVQMQGFMKAQSQMSEGRRQRAEGRRQKAEDRSQRSETKQKTIAPGDKAKKIAPLAQVEGYEMEEVKTADGISSAPIPYLFIAGFLIFIGLIALGFRRKI
- a CDS encoding 3-methyl-2-oxobutanoate dehydrogenase subunit VorB, which translates into the protein MSKILMTGNEAIAEAAILAGCECYFGYPITPQNELIAHMAKRLPQEGKVFLQAESEIAAINMVFGAACTGARAMTSSSSPGISLKQECLSYMAGCELPGVIVNVSRGGPGLGNIAPSQSDYFQATKGGGHGDYHLIVLAPDSIQSAVDLTQKAFDLADKYRNPTMILTDGLLGQMIEPVELKPIKKVNLPPKTWTLTGAKNRPPNTIKSLYIDPKNLEAHNWKLHQKYQEMQKEVDYETYEIEDAQIIVVAFGVVARICKEAINRVRKQGIKAGLIRPITLYPFPTQVIQQTTPESFLVVELNLGQMVEDVKLAVEGKIPVHFYGKPGGVFITPKEVYLQLLEIFNRSGGNLPQRRRGTEKT